From the Gallaecimonas kandeliae genome, one window contains:
- a CDS encoding 2-oxoglutarate dehydrogenase E1 component, whose translation MHEGTMQAWLDSSPFAGGNASYIEELYESYLEDPGSVPDEWKQEFDKLPKVKDGSPEANFSQIREEFRIMASQPRRAVVAGDGVDAKQVKVLQLINAYRFRGHQHANLDPLGLWQQERVAELDPAFHNLDSSDFNKNFHVGSLAVKDETMKLGELADLLKKTYCGSIGAEYMHIVNTEEKRWIQSRLEAVAGKGSFSKEDKTRILNSLTAAEGLEKYLGAKFPGAKRFSLEGGDALIPMVKEMLRRAGEQGVKESVIGMAHRGRLNMLVNVLGKKPQDLFDEFAGKHKESLGSGDVKYHMGFSSDFATPGGNLHLALAFNPSHLEIVNPVVMGSVRARMDRRGDKDGSKVLPITVHGDSAIAGQGVVAETFNMSQTRAYGVGGTIRIVVNNQVGFTTSKQEDTRSTQYCTDIAKMVQAPIFHVNGDDPEAVVFVSQLAVDYRNTFKRDVVIDLVCYRRHGHNEADEPNATQPLMYQKIKSHPTPRAIYAERLAGEGSVSAEEAKALSDGYRDALDKGECVVDEWRPMTEHSSDWTPFLGKEFDAAYKSGVATTKLAELGETLATMPAEVKLQRQVAKIYEDRLLMAKGEKALDWGMGETLAYATLLEEGNHVRITGQDVGRGTFFHRHAVVHDQATAAEYLPLKHLKAEQGVLDIYDSVLSEEAVLAFEYGYSSAEPKGLFIWEAQFGDFVNGAQVVIDQFLSSGEQKWGRLCGLTMLLPHGYEGQGPEHSSARLERFLQLCADDNMQVCVPSTPAQVFHMLRRQVVRPVRRPLIVMSPKSLLRHPLAVSSLDELAADSFQNVIPEVDALDAKKVKKVVFCAGKVYYDLLDARRKNEIDDIALVRVEQLYPFPVKEVQQVLAQYSHVTDFAWCQEEPKNQGAWYFIQHDIRDALPKGATLGYAGRKASAAPAVGYASVHAKQQQALVADALNLEVKD comes from the coding sequence ATGCACGAAGGCACAATGCAGGCGTGGCTGGACTCGTCCCCCTTTGCGGGCGGCAACGCCAGCTACATTGAGGAGCTCTACGAGAGCTACCTGGAAGACCCGGGTTCGGTACCCGACGAGTGGAAGCAAGAATTCGACAAGCTTCCCAAGGTCAAGGACGGCTCTCCCGAAGCCAATTTCAGCCAGATCCGCGAAGAGTTCCGGATCATGGCCAGTCAGCCCCGCCGGGCCGTGGTAGCCGGTGACGGTGTCGACGCCAAGCAGGTCAAAGTCCTGCAACTCATCAACGCCTATCGTTTCCGTGGTCACCAGCACGCCAATCTCGACCCCCTGGGTCTGTGGCAGCAAGAGCGTGTCGCCGAACTCGACCCCGCCTTCCACAACCTCGATAGCAGCGATTTCAACAAGAATTTCCACGTCGGTTCCCTGGCGGTCAAAGATGAGACCATGAAGCTGGGCGAGCTGGCCGACCTGCTCAAGAAAACCTACTGCGGTTCCATCGGCGCCGAGTACATGCACATCGTCAACACCGAAGAGAAGCGCTGGATCCAGTCCCGCCTCGAAGCCGTCGCCGGCAAGGGCAGCTTCTCCAAGGAAGACAAGACCCGCATCCTCAACAGCCTGACCGCCGCCGAAGGCCTGGAAAAATACCTGGGCGCCAAGTTCCCCGGTGCCAAGCGCTTCTCCCTCGAAGGCGGTGACGCCTTGATCCCCATGGTCAAGGAAATGCTGCGCCGCGCTGGCGAGCAGGGTGTCAAGGAATCCGTTATCGGCATGGCCCACCGCGGCCGTCTGAACATGCTGGTCAACGTGCTGGGCAAGAAGCCCCAGGATCTCTTCGACGAGTTCGCCGGTAAGCACAAGGAATCCCTGGGCAGCGGTGACGTGAAGTACCACATGGGCTTCAGCTCCGACTTCGCCACCCCCGGTGGCAACCTGCACCTGGCCCTGGCCTTCAACCCCTCCCACCTGGAGATCGTCAACCCCGTGGTCATGGGCTCAGTACGTGCCCGTATGGACCGCCGCGGTGACAAGGACGGCTCCAAGGTGCTGCCCATCACCGTCCATGGCGACTCCGCCATCGCCGGCCAGGGCGTGGTGGCCGAGACTTTCAACATGTCTCAGACCCGCGCCTACGGCGTCGGTGGCACCATCCGTATCGTGGTCAACAACCAAGTGGGCTTCACTACCTCCAAGCAGGAAGACACCCGTTCCACCCAGTACTGCACCGACATCGCCAAGATGGTGCAGGCGCCGATCTTCCACGTGAACGGTGACGATCCGGAAGCCGTGGTGTTCGTGTCCCAGCTGGCCGTCGACTACCGCAATACCTTCAAGCGCGACGTGGTCATCGACCTGGTGTGCTACCGCCGCCATGGCCACAACGAGGCCGACGAGCCCAATGCCACCCAGCCCTTGATGTACCAGAAGATCAAGAGCCACCCGACCCCGCGCGCCATCTACGCCGAGCGCCTGGCAGGCGAAGGCAGCGTCAGCGCCGAGGAAGCCAAGGCCCTGTCCGATGGCTACCGCGACGCCCTCGACAAGGGTGAGTGCGTGGTGGACGAATGGCGTCCCATGACCGAGCACAGCTCCGACTGGACTCCCTTCCTCGGCAAAGAATTCGACGCCGCTTACAAGTCCGGTGTCGCCACCACCAAGCTGGCCGAGCTGGGCGAGACCCTGGCCACCATGCCGGCCGAGGTGAAGCTGCAGCGCCAGGTCGCCAAGATCTACGAAGACCGCCTACTGATGGCCAAGGGCGAGAAGGCCCTGGACTGGGGCATGGGCGAGACCCTGGCCTACGCCACCCTGCTGGAAGAGGGCAACCATGTCCGCATCACAGGGCAAGACGTGGGCCGTGGCACCTTCTTCCACCGCCACGCCGTGGTGCACGACCAGGCCACCGCCGCCGAGTACCTGCCCCTGAAACACCTCAAGGCAGAGCAGGGTGTGCTGGACATCTACGACTCGGTGCTGTCCGAAGAAGCGGTACTGGCTTTCGAGTACGGCTACAGCTCTGCCGAGCCTAAGGGCCTCTTCATCTGGGAAGCCCAGTTCGGTGACTTCGTCAACGGCGCCCAGGTGGTCATCGACCAGTTCCTGAGCTCCGGCGAGCAGAAGTGGGGCCGTCTGTGCGGCCTGACCATGCTGCTGCCCCACGGCTACGAAGGCCAGGGCCCCGAGCACTCCAGCGCCCGTCTGGAGCGCTTCCTGCAGCTGTGCGCCGACGACAACATGCAGGTCTGCGTACCCTCCACCCCGGCTCAGGTGTTCCACATGCTGCGCCGCCAAGTCGTGCGTCCGGTACGCCGCCCGCTGATCGTGATGTCGCCCAAGTCCCTGCTGCGCCACCCGCTGGCCGTCAGCAGCCTGGACGAGCTGGCCGCCGACAGCTTCCAGAACGTCATCCCAGAAGTTGACGCCCTGGACGCCAAGAAGGTCAAGAAGGTGGTGTTCTGTGCCGGTAAGGTCTACTACGATCTGCTGGATGCCCGCCGTAAGAACGAGATCGACGACATCGCCCTGGTGCGCGTCGAGCAGCTCTATCCCTTCCCGGTCAAAGAAGTGCAGCAGGTGCTGGCCCAGTACAGCCACGTCACTGATTTTGCCTGGTGCCAGGAAGAGCCCAAGAACCAAGGTGCCTGGTATTTCATCCAGCACGACATCCGCGACGCGCTGCCCAAGGGTGCCACCCTGGGTTATGCCGGCCGCAAGGCGTCAGCGGCACCGGCCGTGGGTTATGCCTCTGTGCATGCCAAACAACAGCAGGCGCTGGTCGCAGATGCGCTCAACCTCGAAGTAAAAGATTAA
- a CDS encoding citrate synthase — MAEKIAKLLVEGKDAIELPILSGTAGQDVIDVRTLGKHGLFTFDPGFLATASCESAITFIDGGKGVLLHRGYPIDQLAEKAEYLEVCYILLYGEAPNKEQYDAFRDTVKTHTMLNEQLRNFFKGFRPDAHPMAVMCGVVGALSAFYHDSLDISNPRHREIAAFRLLSKMPTIAAMCYKHSIGQPYIYPRNELSYAENFLHMMFATPCEDYKVNPILADAMDKIFILHADHEQNASTSTVRLAGSSGANPFACIAAGIASLWGPAHGGANEACLRMLEEIGSVDRIPEFVARAKDKDDPFRLMGFGHRVYKNFDPRAKVMRETCHQVLKELNIQDPLLDVAMELERIALSDQYFIEKKLYPNVDFYSGIILKAIGIPTSMFTVIFAMSRTIGWIAHWNEMHSDPTAKIGRPRQLYVGQTQRDFASKK, encoded by the coding sequence ATGGCGGAAAAAATTGCCAAGCTACTGGTGGAAGGCAAGGATGCTATTGAATTGCCTATCCTTTCTGGCACCGCCGGCCAGGACGTAATCGACGTCCGGACTTTGGGCAAACACGGTCTTTTCACTTTTGACCCTGGCTTCCTGGCTACTGCATCCTGCGAATCGGCTATTACCTTCATTGACGGCGGCAAAGGCGTACTGCTGCACCGGGGCTACCCCATCGATCAGCTGGCCGAGAAAGCCGAATACCTGGAAGTGTGCTACATCCTGCTCTACGGCGAAGCCCCTAATAAAGAGCAATACGACGCCTTCCGCGACACCGTCAAGACCCACACCATGCTCAACGAGCAACTGCGCAACTTCTTCAAGGGCTTCCGCCCTGACGCGCACCCCATGGCCGTCATGTGTGGCGTCGTAGGCGCCCTGTCCGCCTTCTACCACGACTCCCTGGACATCAGCAATCCGCGCCATCGCGAGATCGCGGCCTTCCGCCTGCTGTCCAAGATGCCGACCATCGCCGCCATGTGCTACAAGCACAGCATCGGCCAGCCTTATATCTACCCCCGCAACGAACTGTCCTATGCAGAGAACTTCCTGCACATGATGTTCGCCACCCCCTGCGAGGACTATAAGGTCAACCCGATCCTGGCTGACGCCATGGACAAGATCTTCATCCTCCACGCCGACCACGAGCAGAACGCTTCTACTTCTACCGTGCGTCTGGCCGGCTCCTCCGGTGCCAACCCCTTCGCCTGTATCGCGGCCGGTATCGCCTCCCTGTGGGGCCCTGCCCACGGCGGCGCCAACGAAGCCTGCCTGCGCATGCTCGAAGAGATCGGCTCTGTTGACCGCATCCCCGAGTTCGTGGCCCGCGCCAAGGACAAGGACGATCCCTTCCGCCTCATGGGCTTCGGCCACAGGGTCTACAAGAACTTCGACCCCCGCGCCAAGGTCATGCGTGAGACCTGCCACCAGGTACTGAAGGAACTGAACATCCAGGATCCGCTGCTGGACGTGGCCATGGAGCTCGAGCGCATCGCCCTGTCCGATCAATACTTCATCGAGAAGAAGCTCTACCCCAACGTCGACTTCTACTCCGGTATTATCCTCAAGGCCATCGGCATCCCCACTTCCATGTTCACCGTGATCTTCGCCATGTCCCGCACCATCGGCTGGATCGCCCACTGGAACGAGATGCACTCCGACCCCACCGCCAAGATCGGTCGCCCCCGTCAGCTGTACGTGGGCCAGACCCAGCGCGACTTCGCTTCCAAGAAGTAA
- a CDS encoding S10 family peptidase, whose translation MQAAKHLLLLCLAATPLLPLQAAEKAPDAKEQATKPAEPQEKAVSTDHRIRLGDTNINYQATAGNLLIRNKKGDADATVFYVAYTVKGDKPRPVTFLYNGGPGSASLWLHMGSFGPVKVDTANGKPTMPPPYKVSANPESLLDKTDLVFIDAIGTGFSRGLPGKDAKDKKDDPSKPFWGVDQDVDGFARFIERYVTVNKRWNSPKFLLGESYGTTRSGALVNRLQDDGMTMNGVILVSSILNYGALMPGLDRSYISDLPTFAAIAWYQNKLPNKPAALAPFLNEVRAFASGDYAHALSQGQNLGDQERDAIAEKLHQYTGLSVAYIKEANLKVDASRFRKELLRDERRTVGRFDGRFLGIDQDAAGETPDTDASDTAISGAFIAAFNNYLDQDLKFESKTPYRIFADQAIRTWDWHHKAPNGHWPMPMPAVNGDLANAMRTNPYLKVFSANGYFDLATPFFGTEYDLAHMDLPAELKKNLEFGYYPSGHMIYLNPEAIKTLHQDLAHFYDQATHS comes from the coding sequence ATGCAAGCTGCCAAACACCTGTTGCTGCTGTGCCTGGCCGCAACGCCCCTGCTGCCGCTCCAGGCCGCCGAGAAAGCCCCCGACGCCAAGGAGCAGGCCACCAAACCGGCCGAACCCCAGGAAAAGGCGGTGTCCACAGATCACCGCATCCGCCTCGGCGACACCAATATCAATTACCAGGCAACGGCAGGCAACCTGCTGATCCGCAATAAAAAAGGCGACGCCGACGCCACCGTCTTCTACGTCGCCTATACGGTCAAGGGCGACAAGCCGCGGCCTGTGACCTTCCTCTATAACGGCGGCCCCGGTTCCGCCAGCCTCTGGCTGCACATGGGCTCCTTCGGCCCCGTCAAGGTGGACACCGCCAACGGCAAGCCCACCATGCCGCCGCCCTACAAGGTGTCGGCCAACCCCGAAAGCCTGCTGGACAAGACCGATCTGGTGTTCATCGACGCCATCGGCACCGGCTTCTCCCGCGGCCTGCCGGGCAAAGACGCCAAGGACAAAAAGGACGATCCCTCCAAGCCCTTCTGGGGCGTGGACCAGGACGTGGACGGCTTCGCCCGCTTCATCGAGCGCTATGTCACCGTCAACAAGCGCTGGAACTCGCCCAAGTTCCTGCTCGGCGAATCCTACGGCACCACCCGCTCCGGCGCCCTGGTCAACCGCCTCCAGGATGACGGCATGACCATGAACGGCGTCATACTGGTGTCCAGCATCCTCAACTACGGCGCCCTGATGCCGGGCCTGGACCGCAGCTACATCAGCGATCTGCCGACCTTTGCCGCCATCGCCTGGTACCAGAACAAGCTCCCCAACAAGCCTGCGGCCCTGGCTCCCTTCCTGAATGAAGTGCGCGCCTTCGCCAGCGGTGACTACGCCCACGCCCTGTCCCAGGGCCAGAACCTGGGCGACCAGGAGCGTGATGCCATCGCCGAGAAGCTGCACCAGTACACCGGCCTGTCCGTGGCCTACATCAAGGAAGCCAACCTCAAGGTGGACGCCAGCCGCTTCCGCAAGGAGCTGCTCCGTGACGAGCGCCGTACCGTGGGCCGCTTCGACGGCCGCTTCCTCGGCATCGACCAGGACGCCGCCGGTGAGACCCCGGACACCGACGCCTCCGACACCGCCATCAGCGGTGCCTTCATCGCCGCCTTCAACAACTACCTGGACCAGGATCTGAAATTCGAGAGCAAGACGCCCTACCGCATCTTCGCCGACCAGGCCATCCGGACTTGGGACTGGCACCACAAGGCCCCCAACGGCCACTGGCCCATGCCGATGCCGGCGGTCAACGGCGATCTCGCCAACGCCATGCGCACCAACCCCTACCTCAAGGTGTTCAGCGCCAACGGCTATTTCGATCTGGCCACCCCCTTCTTCGGCACCGAGTACGATCTGGCCCACATGGACCTGCCGGCCGAACTGAAGAAGAACCTGGAATTCGGCTACTACCCCTCTGGGCACATGATTTACCTCAACCCCGAGGCCATCAAGACGCTGCACCAGGACCTGGCCCATTTCTACGACCAGGCCACCCACTCCTGA
- the odhB gene encoding 2-oxoglutarate dehydrogenase complex dihydrolipoyllysine-residue succinyltransferase, whose protein sequence is MSIEIKVPVLPESVADATIATWHKKPGDAVSRDENLVDIETDKVVLEVPAPEDGVMGEILFEEGATVTGEQIIAILKAGAVAAAPAAAEAPKAEAAAPAAAASDESNDALSPSVRRALAEKGLSPDGIKGTGVGGRITKEDVDNYMKSGAKAAPAAAAAPAAMADRSEKRVPMTRLRKTIAKRLLDAKNSTAMLTTFNEVNMKPIMNLRKQYQELFEKKHGIKLGFMSFYVKAVVEALKRYPDVNASIDGDDIVYHNYFDISIAVSTPKGLVTPVLRDADQMSLADIEKAIRDLAIKARDGKLTMEDMTGGNFTITNGGVFGSLLSTPIINPPQSAILGMHAIKDRPMAVNGQVEILPMMYLALSYDHRIVDGRESVGCLVTIKEMLEDPARLLLDV, encoded by the coding sequence ATGAGCATCGAAATCAAGGTACCCGTCCTGCCGGAATCTGTGGCGGACGCCACTATCGCCACTTGGCACAAGAAGCCCGGCGACGCCGTTTCTCGTGACGAGAACCTGGTTGATATCGAGACCGACAAGGTTGTGCTGGAAGTACCGGCCCCGGAAGACGGCGTCATGGGTGAGATCCTGTTCGAAGAAGGTGCCACCGTCACCGGCGAGCAGATCATCGCCATCCTCAAGGCCGGCGCCGTTGCCGCCGCTCCGGCCGCTGCCGAGGCGCCCAAGGCTGAAGCCGCTGCTCCTGCTGCCGCCGCTTCCGACGAGTCCAACGACGCCCTGAGCCCCTCAGTGCGCCGCGCCCTGGCCGAGAAGGGCCTGAGCCCTGACGGCATCAAAGGCACCGGCGTGGGTGGCCGCATCACCAAGGAAGACGTGGACAACTACATGAAGTCCGGCGCCAAGGCGGCTCCTGCTGCCGCTGCCGCTCCGGCTGCCATGGCTGATCGCTCCGAGAAGCGCGTGCCCATGACCCGCCTGCGCAAGACCATTGCCAAGCGCCTGCTGGACGCCAAGAACAGCACCGCCATGTTGACCACCTTCAACGAAGTCAACATGAAGCCGATCATGAACCTGCGTAAGCAATACCAGGAGCTGTTCGAGAAGAAGCACGGCATCAAGCTGGGCTTCATGTCCTTCTACGTCAAAGCCGTGGTTGAAGCCCTCAAGCGCTACCCCGACGTCAACGCCTCCATCGACGGCGACGACATCGTCTACCACAACTACTTCGACATCAGCATCGCCGTGTCCACCCCCAAGGGCCTGGTCACCCCCGTGCTGCGCGACGCCGACCAGATGAGCCTGGCCGACATCGAGAAGGCCATCCGTGACCTGGCCATCAAGGCCCGTGACGGCAAGCTGACCATGGAAGACATGACCGGCGGCAACTTCACCATCACCAACGGTGGTGTCTTCGGCTCCCTGCTGTCCACCCCCATCATCAACCCGCCCCAGAGCGCCATCCTCGGCATGCATGCCATCAAGGATCGCCCCATGGCGGTGAACGGCCAGGTGGAAATCCTGCCGATGATGTACCTGGCCCTGTCCTATGACCACCGCATCGTCGACGGTCGCGAGTCCGTAGGCTGCCTGGTGACCATCAAGGAAATGCTGGAAGATCCGGCGCGTCTGCTGCTGGACGTTTAA
- the sdhC gene encoding succinate dehydrogenase cytochrome b556 subunit, which yields MVKKQRPVNLELQTIRFPITAIASILHRVSGVIMFFAVAILLWMLAESLSSEAGFDAVKAMMSGFFAKFIVWGILTALAYHLVGGIRHLIMDMGYWEELPSGNASAQAAIVITLILSVLAGVWLW from the coding sequence ATCGTGAAAAAGCAAAGACCTGTCAATTTAGAATTGCAGACCATCCGCTTTCCAATCACCGCTATTGCGTCCATCCTCCATCGCGTTTCCGGCGTCATCATGTTCTTTGCCGTAGCCATCCTGCTGTGGATGCTGGCAGAGTCCCTGTCGTCTGAAGCTGGCTTTGACGCCGTCAAAGCCATGATGAGCGGCTTTTTTGCCAAGTTCATCGTCTGGGGGATCCTGACTGCACTGGCGTACCATCTGGTAGGCGGTATTCGTCATCTGATCATGGACATGGGTTACTGGGAAGAATTGCCCAGCGGCAATGCCTCCGCTCAAGCGGCCATTGTCATCACCCTGATCCTTTCCGTTCTCGCAGGAGTGTGGCTATGGTAA
- a CDS encoding succinate dehydrogenase iron-sulfur subunit, with the protein MKVKFSVYRYNPDIDTKPRMQDYELDVAEGSDMMVLDALILLKEQDPTLSFRRSCREGVCGSDGVNMNGKNGLACITPLSALGNKAVIRPLPGLPVVRDLVVDMGQFYTQWEKVKPFLLNDAKQPPAREFLQSPEEREKLDGLYECILCACCSTSCPSFWWNPDKFIGPAGLLAAYRWLADSRDTATEERLSDLEDPFSVFRCHGIMNCVNVCPKGLNPTKAIGHIKSMLLKRAV; encoded by the coding sequence ATGAAAGTTAAGTTTTCTGTATACCGCTACAACCCGGACATCGACACCAAGCCGCGCATGCAGGATTACGAGCTGGACGTGGCCGAAGGTTCCGACATGATGGTGCTGGACGCCCTGATCCTGCTCAAGGAGCAGGATCCGACCCTGTCCTTCCGTCGCTCCTGCCGCGAAGGTGTTTGTGGCTCCGACGGTGTCAACATGAACGGCAAGAACGGCCTGGCCTGTATCACCCCTTTGTCTGCCCTGGGCAACAAAGCCGTGATCCGCCCGCTGCCCGGCCTGCCGGTGGTTCGTGACCTGGTCGTGGACATGGGTCAGTTCTACACCCAGTGGGAAAAGGTCAAGCCCTTCCTGCTCAACGACGCCAAGCAGCCCCCTGCCCGTGAGTTCCTGCAATCTCCGGAAGAGCGTGAGAAGTTGGACGGCCTGTACGAGTGTATCCTCTGTGCCTGCTGCTCCACCTCCTGCCCGTCCTTCTGGTGGAACCCGGACAAGTTCATCGGCCCCGCCGGCCTGCTGGCCGCCTACCGTTGGCTGGCTGACAGCCGCGACACCGCGACCGAAGAGCGCCTGAGCGATCTTGAAGATCCCTTCAGCGTCTTCCGCTGCCACGGCATCATGAACTGTGTGAACGTCTGTCCCAAAGGGTTGAACCCCACCAAGGCAATCGGCCACATCAAGTCCATGCTGTTGAAGCGAGCTGTTTAG
- the sdhD gene encoding succinate dehydrogenase, hydrophobic membrane anchor protein — protein sequence MVTNAGTFGRTGVHDFVLVRASAIVMTLYVFFLVGFLVVTPDLTFATWKGFFGHLGVKVFTLLTLVSLLVHAWIGLWQVLTDYVKPTGLRMGLQFVLNLAAMAYVISGFVILWGV from the coding sequence ATGGTAACTAACGCAGGCACCTTCGGCCGCACTGGTGTTCACGACTTCGTCCTGGTGCGCGCCTCCGCCATCGTGATGACACTCTATGTGTTCTTCCTGGTGGGCTTCCTTGTTGTCACCCCCGATCTGACTTTCGCCACCTGGAAAGGCTTCTTCGGCCACCTGGGCGTCAAGGTCTTTACCCTGCTGACCCTGGTGAGCCTGCTGGTTCACGCCTGGATCGGCCTCTGGCAGGTGCTGACCGACTACGTCAAACCGACCGGCCTGCGCATGGGGCTTCAGTTTGTGCTGAATCTCGCCGCCATGGCTTATGTGATCAGCGGTTTCGTAATTCTGTGGGGTGTGTAA
- the sdhA gene encoding succinate dehydrogenase flavoprotein subunit, protein MRAALQISKEGKSCALLSKVFPTRSHTVSAQGGITVALGNTHPDNWKWHMYDTVKGSDYIGDQDAIEYMCNTGPEAILELEHMGLPFSRLDNGKIYQRPFGGQSKNFGGEQGARTAAAADRTGHALLHTLYQQNVKNHTTVFSEWYALDLVKNAEGHVVGCTAIDIESGEVVYFKSKAVVLATGGAGRIFQSTTNAHINTGDGVGMAARAGVPLQDMEMWQFHPTGIAGAGVLVTEGCRGEGGYLLNKNGERFMERYAPNAKDLASRDVVARSMMIEIREGRGCDHPQYGPHIKLKLDHLGKEVLDARLPGVGELAKTFAHVDTSKEPIPVIPTCHYMMGGIPTNVHGQAIKKVDGKEEEVVGLFAVGEIACVSVHGANRLGGNSLLDLVVFGRAAGMHLGKALDEIPEVSVTDADIEKALERYNRWESNKTGEDPVQIKKDLQNCMQRNFSVFREGAAMAEGLEELKQIRERVKNARLDDTSKEFNTQRIECLELDNLVETAYATAVAANFRTESRGAHSRFDFPDRDDEQWLCHSLFDTVTGEISKREVNRTPTMLTDEELEKFKPKARTY, encoded by the coding sequence ATGCGTGCCGCACTGCAGATCTCCAAAGAAGGCAAGAGCTGCGCTCTGCTGTCCAAGGTGTTCCCGACCCGTTCCCACACCGTATCCGCCCAGGGCGGTATCACCGTGGCGCTGGGCAACACCCACCCGGACAACTGGAAGTGGCACATGTACGACACCGTCAAGGGCTCCGACTATATCGGTGACCAGGACGCCATCGAGTACATGTGTAACACCGGTCCCGAGGCCATCCTCGAGCTCGAGCACATGGGCCTGCCTTTCTCCCGTCTGGACAACGGCAAGATCTACCAGCGTCCTTTCGGCGGCCAGTCCAAGAACTTCGGCGGCGAGCAAGGCGCTCGTACCGCCGCTGCTGCCGACCGTACCGGCCACGCCCTGCTGCACACCCTGTATCAGCAGAACGTGAAGAACCACACCACCGTTTTCTCCGAGTGGTATGCGCTGGATCTGGTCAAGAACGCCGAAGGCCACGTGGTCGGCTGTACCGCTATCGACATCGAAAGCGGTGAGGTTGTCTACTTCAAGTCCAAGGCCGTGGTCCTCGCCACCGGCGGTGCCGGTCGTATCTTCCAGTCCACCACCAACGCCCATATCAACACCGGTGACGGCGTCGGTATGGCTGCCCGTGCCGGCGTGCCGTTGCAGGACATGGAAATGTGGCAGTTCCACCCCACCGGTATCGCCGGTGCCGGTGTACTGGTCACCGAAGGCTGCCGTGGTGAAGGCGGTTACCTGCTGAACAAGAACGGCGAGCGCTTCATGGAGCGTTATGCCCCCAACGCCAAGGACCTCGCGTCCCGTGACGTTGTGGCCCGTTCCATGATGATCGAGATCCGTGAAGGCCGTGGTTGCGACCACCCCCAATACGGGCCGCACATCAAGCTGAAGCTGGATCACCTGGGTAAAGAAGTGCTGGACGCCCGCCTGCCTGGCGTTGGCGAGCTGGCCAAGACCTTCGCCCACGTGGACACTTCCAAAGAGCCGATCCCCGTTATCCCCACCTGTCACTACATGATGGGCGGTATCCCCACCAACGTGCACGGCCAGGCCATCAAGAAGGTCGACGGCAAGGAAGAGGAAGTCGTAGGCCTGTTCGCCGTTGGCGAAATCGCCTGCGTATCCGTACACGGTGCCAACCGCCTGGGCGGTAACTCCCTGCTGGATCTCGTGGTCTTCGGCCGCGCTGCCGGTATGCACCTGGGCAAAGCCCTGGACGAGATCCCCGAAGTCAGCGTCACCGACGCCGACATCGAGAAGGCCCTGGAACGCTACAACCGCTGGGAAAGCAACAAGACTGGCGAAGACCCGGTTCAGATCAAAAAAGATCTGCAGAACTGCATGCAGCGTAACTTCTCCGTGTTCCGTGAAGGCGCCGCCATGGCCGAAGGCCTGGAAGAGCTCAAGCAGATCCGCGAGCGCGTCAAGAACGCCCGCCTGGACGATACCTCCAAGGAGTTCAACACCCAGCGCATCGAATGCCTGGAGCTGGACAACCTGGTGGAAACCGCCTACGCGACCGCTGTTGCCGCCAACTTCCGTACCGAATCCCGCGGCGCCCACAGCCGTTTCGACTTCCCGGATCGTGACGACGAGCAGTGGCTGTGCCACAGCCTCTTCGACACCGTCACCGGCGAGATCAGCAAGCGCGAAGTCAACAGGACTCCGACCATGCTGACCGACGAAGAGCTGGAGAAGTTCAAGCCCAAGGCGCGGACCTACTAA